A single window of Scomber scombrus chromosome 12, fScoSco1.1, whole genome shotgun sequence DNA harbors:
- the LOC133992173 gene encoding zinc finger protein 518A, translated as MDLVDMCAAASAGDNKRRVKKNRVWRKRPHLRKTAVQPPTMQSEDKHGPKKIAEKREQSTACPSSKKPPQEAQQSQHRTTDSRHTLRFTCSQCKDNSEYLPKDLVKHFEENHRGSLPVFSCHMCAFNAHELSFLQVHLLSHKDTFSSCSICNDDVQRTWSELSAHLTMYHCQNGKYSCEMCQKFSTGDVGVFLEHVYSQHFGLDGANEINLLLHTKDNNQFESKTTTQSLCCQHCGYEASQKWLLAKHINAHHGSQNGNQKKKKKEVRSIAMKPNDPLPKIKPRLTRSAVREMCWLTQDCLSLPGREFLDKYCHLSDPQTTLEETQQFLMKSVAGETGDQKWTKALKTVLSNVPQDVNLHPKSENGIMSNSADLTVLTVKNKITVAQNGATYAKRLKMMASSEKETLSSESAADDARCIVDQNGCQSNLNDHIQTETKLNNDASMSAPNELSECTRMQENRENQELKTNRDNEEHAEPKNAHAHEDGMDLFNELKVTNESKEQTSVRKAQPKTRRKNRRRKRKRRTKKKDKGDSGVALKIVLKKNPVKEMQWVSQSSLSPSEGDPMGDHIGLPDAHMSTEETAQVLQNALSTEAQQKKWTKASTTDQHDPSEAITPTAQSKPGEDINLPCAAQPTRSENTVGSEPTEPEASPSTNQEKRDDAAKSRQFMETEVDRSGSAGKTCQSNGMAAATVETCPENSQLRPPDDLRVSAADGVTSQRGYTKSSPVSQPVTTPQGNSEDLNLALSLEQSVEEIRVPADAHPDLLSSISSSSSTSDLPAGTAIQQEPSPASAHRWQPLPKNLERTLKLVAISPFQPVKRPGRHQPVVVLNHPDADVPEVARIMEVVSRYRGEVQKVVLSRRTLKVLAAMSGEAIEASDPTDGEDDVNPVQERFILKLKLRRLSRKKYEVVSAVSPSRDAGATTTTNFCCWFCGRGFTSQEMWMLHRQRHLIEWKKPNCENA; from the exons ATGGATTTGGTGGATATGTGCGCAGCTGCCTCCGCAGGAGATAATAAACGGCGTGTCAAGAAGAATAGAGTTTGGCGCAAACGGCCCCACCTCAGGAAGACTGCCGTTCAGCCCCCGACTATGCAAAGTGAAGATAAGCATGGACCAAAGAAGATAGCAGAGAAGAGGGAGCAAAGCACAGCGTGCCCTTCATCAAAGAAGCCCCCCCAGGAAGCACAACAGAGTCAACACAGGACAACTGATAGCAGGCACACACTCAGGTTCACATGCTCACAATGCAAGGACAACTCGGAATATCTTCCCAAAGACTTAGTAAAACACTTTGAGGAAAACCACAGAGGGAGCCTGCCTGTTTTTTCTTGTCACATGTGTGCTTTTAATGCACACGAGTTGTCCTTCCTTCAGGTTCATCTATTAAGCCACAAGGATACTTTTTCCAGCTGCAGCATTTGTAATGACGATGTTCAACGCACATGGTCTGAATTGAGTGCACATTTGACAATGTATCACTGCCAAAATGGcaaatattcatgtgaaatgtGTCAGAAGTTCTCGACAGGGGACGTTGGAGTGTTTTTAGAGCACGTGTACTCACAGCATTTTGGCCTGGATGGTGCTAATGAGATTAATCTATTGCTGCACACAAAGGACAATAATCAGTTTGAGTCTAAAACAACCACTCAGTCTTTATGTTGTCAGCACTGTGGCTACGAGGCATCTCAGAAATGGTTGTTGGCTAAGCACATTAATGCTCACCATGGTAGCCAGAATGGtaaccagaagaagaagaagaaggaggttCGTTCCATAGCAATGAAGCCAAATGACCCTCTCCCAAAAATTAAGCCTAGATTAACAAGAAGTGCAGTTAGGGAAATGTGCTGGCTGACACAGGACTGCCTTTCTCTGCCAGGGAGAGAATTCCTGGATAAATACTGCCATCTGTCAGATCCACAAACAACACTAGAGGAGACTCAGCAGTTTTTGATGAAGTCTGTAGCGGGGGAAACCGGTGACCAGAAATGGACCAAGGCTCTTAAAACGGTTCTGTCAAATGTCCCTCAAGACGTGAACCTTCACCCGAAGTCAGAGAACGGCATCATGTCCAACTCTGCCGACCTCACGGTCCTCACGGTCAAGAACAAGATAACGGTGGCCCAGAACGGTGCCACATATGCCAAAAGGCTGAAAATGATGGCGTCATCAGAAAAGGAGACCCTTTCCTCTGAGAGCGCCGCCGATGATGCGCGCTGCATAGTCGACCAAAATGGATGTCAGTCAAATTTGAACGATCACATACAGACcgaaacaaaactaaataatgaTGCCTCCATGTCGGCCCCGAACGAGCTGTCTGAATGCACTCGGATgcaagaaaacagagagaatcaGGAATTAAAGACCAATCGAGATAATGAGGAACATGCAGAGCCTAAAAATGCACATGCCCACGAGGATGGAATGGATCTCTTCAACGAGCTCAAGGTTACAAATGAGAGCAAAGAGCAGACATCCGTTCGTAAAGCTCAGCCAAAAACTAGGAGAAAGAACCGAAGGCGGAAAAGAAAGCGGAGaactaaaaagaaagacaaaggagaCTCAGGTGTGGCCTTAAAGATAGTGTTGAAGAAGAATCCTGTGAAAGAGATGCAGTGGGTGTCGCAAAGCTCTCTGTCTCCATCAGAAGGCGACCCAATGGGTGACCACATTGGACTGCCAGATGCTCATATGTCAACGGAGGAGACGGCACAGGTTCTTCAAAACGCGCTGTCAACAGAAGCACAGCAGAAGAAATGGACCAAAGCTTCCACGACTGACCAGCACGACCCCTCTGAAGCCATCACACCCACCGCACAATCAAAGCCAGGGGAGGATATTAATCTACCTTGTGCCGCACAGCCGACGAGGTCTGAAAACACAGTCGGAAGCGAACCCACGGAGCCCGAAGCCTCGCCGTCGACGAATCAAGAGAAGCGGGATGACGCGGCGAAGTCAAGGCAGTTCATGGAAACAGAAGTTGACAGGAGCGGTTCAGCCGGAAAGACGTGCCAGTCAAACGGGATGGCAGCAGCGACGGTGGAGACGTGCCCCGAGAACTCGCAGCTCAGACCCCCCGACGACCTCCGTGTGTCTGCCGCCGATGGAGTGACTTCTCAGAGAGGCTACACCAAATCTTCCCCTGTTTCCCAACCTGTCACTACACCGCAGG GTAACTCGGAAGATTTAAACCTCGCTCTTTCTTTAGAGCAGAGTGTTGAAGAGATAAGAGTGCCTGCAGACGCCCACCCAGATCTACTCAGCAGTatcagtagcagcagcagcaccagcgaCTTGCCTGCGGGGACAGCCATCCAACAAGAACCCTCACCAGCCTCGGCGCACCGCTGGCAGCCGCTCCCGAAAAACCTGGAGAGGACCCTGAAGTTAGTAGCAATAAGTCCCTTCCAGCCGGTCAAGCGTCCAGGGAGACACCAGCCCGTCGTGGTGCTCAATCACCCGGACGCAGACGTCCCGGAGGTCGCCCGGATCATGGAGGTGGTCAGCAGGTACAGGGGAGAGGTGCAGAAGGTGGTGCTGTCACGCAGGACCCTGAAGGTCCTCGCAGCCATGAGCGGAGAGGCCATCGAGGCAAGCGACCCAACGGACGGGGAGGACGACGTAAACCCCGTACAGGAGAGGTTCATCTTAAAATTGAAACTTCGCAGGCTGAGCAGGAAAAAGTACGAAGTAGTCAGCGCCGTCTCCCCCAGCAGGGATGCCggcgccaccaccaccaccaattTCTGTTGCTGGTTTTGCGGCAGGGGGTTCACGAGCCAGGAAATGTGGATGCTTCATCGGCAGCGACATCTGATAGAGTGGAAAAAGCCAAACTGTGAAAACGCTTAA